From one Salmo salar chromosome ssa09, Ssal_v3.1, whole genome shotgun sequence genomic stretch:
- the LOC123724140 gene encoding protocadherin Fat 4 gives MVKIVSLITKMDTAGSLIKWKTFIFYLMVVNYMFFYGVPFSNMADASQAASNQEKWSNMTLVERHPLSSWYQRSHWHGNNKPGATHSPQRRLTPLSFYKLVYSFQVKEDTQPGTIVGNVEAGEHSKGSTNTFFVLEDDGEGLFLLSHLSGDFLLSRSLDYETQRLYILTVVVKHGDLGASRVRVYFNVLDVNDNLPVFRLDSYSVSVPEDSPVGTCFLSLNVSDADDGMNGEVDIEVTAEDGDTTFLVNPDGALCLNIELDRESSSDYRLTVQATDRALSISRRLTATARVVINVDDINDNMPSFTSAGSVTIPEDTALQAVVMVIQAVDVDSGSNGDVVYTLEDTSVSVFSINRTNGRLYLQQPLDREQLDTLTVTVTATDRGSPPLASSMNLAVHVEDANDHNPEFTHNYYSLALREDTPRGTSLLQLRALDGDIGFNGQVWYYKLSQGHKKDNGSNGQVQ, from the exons ATGGTTAAGATTGTGTCTTTGATCACGAAAATGGACACTGCTGGATCATTAATCAAATGgaaaacttttattttttatctaaTG GTTGTCAACTACATGTTTTTCTATGGAGTGCCATTTTCCAATATGGCCGATGCTAGCCAAGCTGCCAGCAACCAGGAGAAGTGGTCCAATATGACCTTGGTGGAGCGGCACCCTCTGTCCTCCTGGTATCAGAGATCTCATTGGCATGGCAACAACAAGCCAGGCGCTACACATTCTCCACAAAGACGCCTCACACCACTGTCCTTCTACAAACTTGTCTATTCTTTTCAAGTGAAAGAGGACACACAACCAG GAACGATAGTGGGGAACGTGGAAGCAGGAGAGCACAGCAAAGGATCGACAAACACCTTCTTTGTGTTGGAGGACGACGGGGAAGGCCTGTTCCTGCTCAGCCATCTCTCCGGTGACTTTCTGCTGTCACGCTCCCTGGACTATGAAACCCAGAGACTCTACATCCTGACAGTGGTAGTGAAGCATGGGGACTTAGGGGCCAGCAGAGTCAGGGTCTATTTTAATGTGCTGGATGTCAACGATAACCTTCCAGTGTTCAGACTGGACTCTTACTCCGTCTCTGTACCAGAGGACAGCCCTGTTGGAacctgcttcctctctctcaatgtctctgATGCGGATGACG GTATGAACGGAGAGGTGGACATAGAAGTGACAGCCGAAGATGGCGACACTACATTCTTGGTCAATCCAGACGGTGCTCTCTGCCTAAACatagagttagacagagagagcagctcaGACTACCGTCTGACAGTCCAGGCCACCGATCGTGCTCTGTCCATTTCTAGACGCCTCACTGCCACAGCACGTGTTGTCATCAATGTAGATGATATAAACGACAACATGCCGTCTTTCACGTCAGCCGGTAGTGTCACCATCCCAGAAGACACTGCTCTCCaggctgttgtcatggtgatacaGGCAGTGGATGTGGACTCAGGATCCAACGGGGACGTCGTCTACACCCTGGAGGACACGTCAGTCAGTGTGTTCAGTATCAACCGTACTAATGGTCGTCTGTACTTGCAACAGCCTCTGGACCGAGAGCAG TTGGATACGCTGACTGTCACTGTGACAGCCACAGACAGAGGCTCTCCTCCGCTGGCCTCCTCTATGAACCTAGCAGTGCATGTAGAGGACGCCAACGATCACAACCCAGAGTTCACACACAACTACTACAGCCTGGCACTCAGAGAGGATACCCCCAGAGGAACCAGCCTGTTGCAGCTCCGTGCTCTGGATGGGGACATTGGCTTTAATGGACAGGTGTGGTACTATAAGCTGTCCCAGGGTCACAAGAAAGACAATGGGTCTAATGGACAGGTGCAGTAA